Proteins encoded in a region of the Prunus persica cultivar Lovell chromosome G4, Prunus_persica_NCBIv2, whole genome shotgun sequence genome:
- the LOC18781411 gene encoding F-box protein CPR30 translates to MSDYFPKDIIQEILQRLPTKCLIKCTLVCKPWRSLIQSPSFIHSHLRRTIHSNNQDAAVGLLLLRAFAGNENSALYSLRWDNSETGEHSKLVNPYPYIKEAIFSPSERVVVRDFHVVGACNGLVCLAVDFAYVGSQTIIWNPSVRKFVTLPRRGVSLSKTGKHRASYAFGYDSRTNDYKVLRSTSNRYGKTPCEVEIWSLLRGSWKSLSAAVVPEDFMFGVYNNRNVVPGNFGPVDKHAFVNGALHWVQRRTVGEDKFILWFHMGSELFGEIMMPEGLTRERCFVLRYEESLALLKSEELQGNCSKFDIWVMKEHGVVESWTKLFTVHLQRHMLEPFCFTRSGELVFKMCGSGRRLLKVDLKTEEFKYFGIDGYMCHFMDSFVESLVLLGQANAISY, encoded by the coding sequence ATGTCTGACTATTTTCCAAAGGATATCATACAGGAAATCCTCCAGAGGTTGCCCACCAAGTGTTTGATCAAATGCACCTTAGTGTGCAAGCCATGGAGGTCTCTGATTCAAAGCCCTAGCTTCATCCACAGCCACCTCCGCCGCACAATCCATTCCAACAACCAGGACGCAGCCGTTGGCCTCCTTCTGCTGAGGGCTTTCGCCGGCAACGAAAACAGTGCGCTTTACTCCTTGCGTTGGGATAACTCTGAAACCGGTGAGCATTCCAAGCTTGTAAATCCTTACCCTTACATTAAAGAAGCTATTTTCTCCCCAAGTGAAAGAGTTGTAGTTCGGGACTTCCATGTGGTAGGAGCTTGTAATGGGCTCGTATGCCTTGCTGTTGACTTTGCCTATGTTGGTTCCCAAACAATCATTTGGAACCCTTCTGTTAGAAAGTTTGTAACTTTGCCTAGGCGTGGTGTTTCACTGAGCAAAACTGGCAAGCATAGAGCAAGCTATGCTTTTGGGTATGATTCGCGTACCAATGACTATAAAGTTTTGAGAAGTACGAGTAATAGGTACGGGAAAACCCCATGTGAGGTTGAGATTTGGTCGTTACTCAGGGGCTCCTGGAAGAGTCTTAGTGCTGCTGTTGTTCCAGAAGATTTCATGTTTGGAGTTTATAATAATCGTAATGTTGTTCCTGGGAATTTTGGGCCTGTAGATAAACATGCTTTTGTCAATGGTGCTCTTCACTGGGTTCAACGCCGTACTGTAGGGGAGGACAAATTCATTTTGTGGTTTCATATGGGCAGTGAATTATTTGGAGAGATAATGATGCCTGAAGGTTTGACAAGAGAGCGTTGCTTTGTTTTAAGGTACGAGGAGTCCCTTGCCTTGTTAAAGAGTGAAGAACTACAGGGAAATTGTTCTAAATTCGACATTTGGGTGATGAAAGAGCATGGTGTGGTGGAATCGTGGACTAAATTATTTACCGTACACCTGCAACGCCATATGTTGGAGCCATTTTGTTTTACAAGGAGCGGTGAACTAGTGTTCAAAATGTGTGGAAGTGGTCGACGGCTGCTAAAGGTGGATCTTAAGACGGaagaatttaaatattttggaatTGATGGATATATGTGtcacttcatggattcttttGTGGAGAGCCTTGTCTTACTTGGCCAAGCCAATGCTATTTCTTACTGA